The Diceros bicornis minor isolate mBicDic1 chromosome 28, mDicBic1.mat.cur, whole genome shotgun sequence genomic sequence ctcctactttcccctcttcctccctcctcctctccttcctcccttcctccatcctctccctctcccctctctcctttctctcctccttctctcccttcctccctcctccaggtGCAGGCTTCAGCCCCAGGCCCCTCTGGGCCGTGTACCTCATCTCAGACGCAAGCTTTCTGCGTGCCCCCAGCTCCACACAGGCAGTGATGCCGGTGGTGCTGGGGACGGACCATGCTGTGATTGGAGGGAGGCACCCTGACACCCGCAGGAGCCTCCCCGAGAGAGCGCCCTGTCACCCCCAGACGAGAGCACCAGGGCTGAAGGGGCCCCTTGTGGACAGGCCGCTTCCCCGCCCTCCAGACCCGGTACCTCGAAGAAGAAGCGCAGCATCAGGGCCAGCGCCCCGAAGCAGAGCCCGGGGCCTATCTGCTGGGTGTAGACACTCTTGTCGGGGTACAGACTCTTCTTCTGCTTCATCTGCTGCAGCTGCGGGGAGGATGTTGACGAGAAGCTCTTAGGTCACAGCACGGGGAACTGCCGCCCTGAGCTGGCTCCAGGGGGCCCTGGGCACTCGCACCCTGGCCATCCTCGGGGGAGGATGGGGCTCAGGGAGATGCTCTGACGGGCCCGGCCCTCCGGCTGCAGGACCCGAGAGCGACCCCAGCCTGGGTGACTGGGCTGGGAACCCCTTGGGCCAGTCTGCCCCATGAGgaccccctgcccctccctgcctcttTGGGATGTAAAGAGGCCCCGTTTCCTCTCCCAGCCAGAGGGGAGCCCTGGGAGGACTGGACGTGCTGATTATTTACAGCAAAGGGGTGTTGGAGAGCTGGACCCGCCCGCCAGAGTGGCCCACGGGGTGCCTGCATGGTGATCCGCGAGACCCGTTCGTCGATTTCATAGGTAATGGACTCATCATCATATTTACTAGACACACCTGACCAGCTGCTAAACCTGTGGTTTCTCAGATACTGATGCTTAGAGTGAGGCTCAGGTGGGATTTATGGTTAAGAAAATGGGTTCGCGTACACAAAAAGATGAAGTGAACGCGGGTCCACATCCTGAAAACTTGACCCCTTGGTGATGCGGTGTTTCAGGGCGCAGGATGTGGTGGGCTCAGCAAGGTCAAGTATTGTAGGGGCCACAACGCTGGGGTGGCACCCCCTAATTGCACAAGCCTGCCTGGGGAGCACCCAAAGACCATGCATAGCCTCGTGCTGGGTCAGGGCAGGGTTTGCCACCAAATGAATGATGAAATAACGTCCGTTTTTCAGTTTTCTGGAATCTGCCATTGCCGATGAGGAATCAGGACCTGCGGTAGTGTGGGTGGTGTGTGTGGGCTAGTATGACCCCGGATGTGGGCGGCCGCTGCCCGGGAAGCCCTCCTCTGGCCAACCCATACCTTCAGATGGGAGAATCCTGCCCCAGGTCACGCCCTGGCCTGGCCCTGCCCTGCAGCCCCCCTTACCCACCTCTCCCAGCTTCCTCTGCCTGGGGGTTGCTGGTCCCAGCCCTGTCTCAAGGAGGGACGAGCCTCCAGGAGAAAAATCCACCCTCATTCCAGGAAACAACTGTCcttgaaaatccaaaataaactcCACGTTCAATGGTCTAGAAAACATGATTTGAGCCCCAGATGTAGGGAGCCAGGCAGCCCTCTCGGTTCTGGTGGCCAGATCCACAGCCCGAAGGCCGTGGAAGTCCCCGTGGCACTTCGTGGGGACGTTAGTGAGTGACTGCTATTCTGGCTAATTAAAGTCCAGCCCAGATTCAGAGGCAGCCAAGATCTGTAGGAGGAGCAGCCTCCAGGGCAGAACAAGGGGCCTTTCTCCCACTTCCTGCCGGGAGGAGCGAGTTATCAGACCCAGGGCTCCCTGTGTTTACGCATTCCAGCATGTTAATCAACGGGGTCCCTCCTTGGGTCCAGACGAGGCAGACCCAGCACTTCCTCCCCTCTCACAGGCGGCTCCGGCGCCTCCCGGGTCAGCCCAGGGCCGGCTTTGCTTCCCTAAGTTGGAGTGGGAAAGAGGCTCCTGCCCTTCTCTTGCTTGAAAAGTCGAGGCCTGGCCTGGCGCTGTCCTGCTGTGACTTCTCGTTAAGTCACTGACCTCTCTGAGCTGTAGTTTCTTCATTAACCAAATGGCAAAACAAATCCTCTACTCCCCGGGTGTGGAGAGGAGTGGAGTGTGTTTTGAAAGTTCACCACCAGAACTTGATTTTCCCTCCTGAGCCTCTAAAATGGGTTGGTGGGTGCCTTCCACACCACCTGCCCAGCCGGATCCCTCTCCCTGAGGAGTGCCCTCCTCTTTCCGAGTCTCTGTTCTGGTCCCTGCCAGGCTCAGCTCCTCCCGTGCTCTGGGGTCCTGGGAAATGCCCCTGGCTCCATCCTGATGCAGCATCCCTCTTTCGCTTGGGCTGGTCTGAGTCGGGTTCGGTCCTTGCAGTCAGGAAAGCTTTGGTATGTCAGAGGGTGCGGGGAGGCTTGGGGACCACATGTAAAGGGCCTTGTGGGTGCCAGGTCCCCTAGTGCCCGGCAACGGGCCGTCAGTGTTGGAAACCTCTGCTCAGGCTGCTTCAGTGCTCATGAGCAGTTCCATTTTCCTGTCCACCTCACACCACATCCTCCCTCCCATTAGAAGTAAACCCAAGGCTCAccccctccaggaagtcttcccagaTTAACCCAGTCCATTTCCAATTGATACTGCATCTCTAAAGCAGCCATTCTCTtcaataacagcaacaataatgataataataataataataataataataaaatagctcgtatttgttgagcacattaGAAGCCAGGTTCTGCGCAGGACTTAAGatgcattatctcaattaatcttGGAGCCAACCCTATGAGGTCGGTCCTGGACTGTTACTGTATtacccactttacagatatggaaacGGAGACAGAGAGGTCCAGTAACTCAGGTTAGAGCCAGAGCTAGTGAGTACAGACATGATACAAACTGGGTCTGCCTGGCTTGGGCACCCAATGGTCATTTTCTACATGTTTTAGCTGAAGCCCTCTGTCCAGCCCGCCCGCCCATGAGGCAGGAGGTAAGTGGAGACCCCAAGGCCGGAGGAGTCACTGTCGGGAGGGGTGCCCCATCTGTCGAGGCTCACAGGGTACGCACCCACTTTGCCGTGATGATGAGGACGGCCGTGCCGATGGGGCCCGAGTACACCCCGTAGCCCCAGCGGTCGTGGAAGATCCGCACGGCGATGGTCAGGACGCCGAACATCACCAAAGTCGACCTCTTGGGCTCGTCGAAGTCAGCTAGAGCTGCAGGGGCCCGGGAGAGAAACTGGGAGAGGTGAATGGCCTCTCTTGCCCCTCCTGGCCGCTGCTCCCCCAGGAGGCATCCCTTAGGGGCCCAGGTGTGGTGTCCCCTGAACCAGTGGGACCCCAAGGTCCCGCCTGGTCACGGAGAGGTCTGAATTGCAGCTGGTTTTAAAGGAAAGGCAGGCTGCTGCTTTCCCACGGGCAGAGCAGCCTGGCATACGCCAGCAGGAAGCGGCTTTAATAAGGGATCAATACACGAGTGACTAGGAATGACTATTCCGTAGGACCGCCGGGATGCGGACACAAAGATGTACAAATAGAATGGGAGACAGATCTGGGTCCTCGACAGGGCCTGGTGGAATAGCAGGGAGCCCCCGTGTGATGGGGACAGTGCGTCCCGACGTTGCCATGAGACAAGGGCAAGTGAAAAAGAAGCTACAGAACAAGAGGCTTTTGAATGATCCCGTCTTCAAGGCCCGAGCTGAAAACTGTGTGTGTGAATGCTGGTACGAGCTTCAGGAAAGGTCCTGGGGGGCCAACCCTGAACTGTCGGCAGCGGGTCTCCAGGGAAAGAGAGCGGGCAGAGCACGCCCACCCGTCTCTCTGTTTGCCTCTGCTGGGAAACTCGTCACAGCAAGCCTTCACTAAACGTGTAATTTTAAAAGGATGTGAAAAATGGGAATGGGGGCATCCAAGATTTGGACAACTCTTTCTCATAGATTACGTTCGGCTCTGAACCccgggagaggggaggaggttcTCAGATGAGGGGTGGGGGTGCAGAGTCAGCTGGCTtggctcctcctggggtgggCCGGTGTATGTCTGCAGGGTTCCCAGGGGCGGCCACTTACCCATCAGGGAGACCCACATGCTCAGCGCCGTCCCGTAGACGCTGAAGTACTCCAGCATGTCGTGACGCATGAAGCAGAGCACCGCAAGGCCGGGCCCGTCGCAGGCGTGGTAGAGCTGCCGGAAACCCACAGACGGTCAGCGGGGGTGCAGGGGGGTGCTGGAGCCACGGCCCCCAGCCAGCCAGGCACTCACTAGCTGCGAGACccggggcaagtcacttaatggCTTCCTGACTCAGTTTCCGCATCTGAACAAGGGGTCACTGCTGACTACCCCCTCATCGGGTCTTGTGGATGGAGGCTGGGTGTCACTCAGACGGAGCCCGTGAGGTGGGGTACCCTAAAATGTGATAGACACATTCCCTCTACACCTGGGTTTCCTGAAGGCTTGTCCATGAGCATTCCTCTGCCAGCCTTTGGCTTGAGCCCAGAGCCTTTTCTTTGGGTGCCAGTCTGCTCTCCAGGGGCCCGTGGGGCCTCCTCTTCCACAGTTTACCCCTCTGACGACTGGGCATCAGAACCCTGGGGGCTCGTGCACTTGGGTTGCTGAGTCCACCCTGAGAGTTGctgactcagcaggtctgggctggggtgggagatTTGCACTTTTTAGAGGTTCACACTTGGAGCTTCTCTAGAGTGAGGGAAGATCGCAGGGCCCCCGCGCAGTGCTGCACGCGCCATCTGAGTTCAGCCCATCTCTCCCCTAAGTTCTTACAGTGGGTTCCCCAATACCTAATTTAACAGcgatttttaaagcaaaatgccTTCTTTTCAAAGCAGTCAACTCATTTCTtacagacaacaacaacaactcccTCCTTTCGCTCACACATGTCGTCATCTTAAGTAATATTTAATTACACGACGTAATTATTTTGACAAGTTCAGCAGGTGTAAACAAGTCGGGAACCCACACAATCGGCTCTTGGTGAGCCCTGCTCGGCAGGGGGAGGAGGCGTGCAGGAGAGCAGCCCTCAGCTGGAGGTGCCAGGGCCGTTGCAGGGGGAACGGGATCCCGGGGTCACCTGGCGATCGAGCAAGTCGGGGTCAGTTTAGAGCTCCTACTGGTCACTACTGAATGTGACCTAAAGCCAAGGGACACCTAGGAGGCATTAATGGAGGTATAGTGTCCAGAACAAGGGAAGAGATGGGCTTGCTTCCCTCTGTTCAGGTCAGACCCACCCAGAGAACTGTGCTGGGCTTCAGATGCTGCATCCTTGGAAGTGACAGTGGCAAAGAAGAGGCTAGCAGAGAGCAACCAGGTGGTGGACACCACTGTTTAGCTCGAGAAAGAGAAGCTTCAGGTGGGTCCTGATCAAGGTGCTCAGATCTTTGTGGGAGAGAGGAGGACCCTTGCTCCCCATGGCTCTGGCTGGCAGAGCCAGGCCCTACAAATGACACAGATgttcttctcctgccctctggcTCCTTCTAGAACTACGTCTCCCTCACCCCCACTTGAGCCCCACCATCTGCTGTCTCTGCACCCTATGCCTCTCCTTTGCAGCGCAGATCACCACGTGTGATTACAGACTTAATCCCTATGAGATTCTGGGCACTGTCTGTGCCCTGCCCCCACCAAGAGCAGCAATAATCTCTGTCTGGTCCCAGCCGTGACCCCAGCTCCCGGCTAGCGTAGAGCTGGCTCACAGTCGGTGCTCAATAAGCGTTTGCTGTGTGAATGCAGGGTCAAGGAGGCAGGGTGTGGGGCTGTTTGAAggagagctgctccaggaggggcTTCTCCCACCAGGTCCTCAGTTCATCTCTGTTGGACAGGAGGGGAAGGTGAGATTCAGAGAAACACCACCTGCCAAGGAGGTGGGGCAGAGCAGCGATCGGCACCGGGCCTCTGTGCCTGCGAGGCCTCCCTCCGTCTTCTGATGCAGGGGGCCGACCGGGCCCAGTGAGGGTGCTGGCGGGGGTTGGGTGCAGCCGGGGGGCTGGCAGGAGAGAGCATAGCCTCCGGAGGCCGACCTAACAGGTCCTTGCCGTGTGAGCTCAGGCAAGTGGCTGACCACTCAGGGCCCCCTCTGTCAGTCAGGGAGGAGAATACCCTCTGGGGTGGGCCAGGGGACTCCATGTGACAGAGCACATAGCACAGGGTCCAGCACAGAAACAGCAGTTGTCACAGGAGGGTCCTGGTGGGAACACAGAAGCCATGTGGGAGGCAGAACTTGTGATGGTGCCTCTGGGGGCTCTGGGAGAAAGGGGCAGGGTGTGGCTTTGAGGCCGGAGGACATTTGTCACAGGAGGCAGCTGCCCCTGCCACTCTGGGcagggtggggcagggctgggtgggccTCCGAGGCCGGGCACGGAGGcagctgtggggccggcccagcctcGGCAGGGAGGGGTGGCTGGGCAGTGCCTGTGGTTTCCTGGGCTAGGCCTAACATGGGCTTGGGGACAAGAGccctggctcctctccccaccctaagGCCCTTGTACCCGCAGTGAAGTCCGTGTCCGCTCTGGCCCTCATTTCTTGTCTGTCAAGTAGACTTCCTAGCCCTCACCCAAGCCAGGGTCCCGCAAGGAGCAAATGAGACGGCATTCGACAAAATGCCTTAAGGGAGCCAGGAGCTCCAGTGTGCGTCTGAGGCCTACAGGGATGCACGtgactcaatttcttcatctgccaAATGGGAATCACGATCCCAGGCTCGTGGGAGAGCTGAGAACACTAAATCAGATAGTGCTCATAGAGGACCCAGCTAGCCCCCAGCCTGGACACTGGCTCGTGGCCAGCACCATTGTGACTAAGGTCTCTCCCACCCAGAGGTGGACACTGAAGCCCCAGGGAATCCGGTTCCTCAAAGGATCCAGCCTGCCCCAGGTCCTCGCTGCCTACGGGAGCACCAGCCCAAATGTGCATGCAGCTTCTCCCATCGCAGGTGGGCTTGGGTTCGGCCAGCCAGGATGCAGGCGTGACACGTGGACACGAGTCTGTAAATAAGTGTGTGCTCACAGACTTCACCACCCAGGGCTGCTTCTCGTACCCTGACACTCACCCCTAGAGGCCCTGCTGCCAGGCAGTGAGGTGGGCCCGGGGCGGGAGGCATGCGATTTTTCACATATCTGGTACTGCCACATGAGGAGTCTGGGGGAATGCTCACCTCCCCAGCGCATGCTTCTCATGGGGAGTTGGGCTTAAATGAAGGATGAGCCTGACGGAAGATGACGGAGAAAGAGAGAGCGGGGCCACTTTGGGAGTCCAGCAGTGAGGGCGGGTGGGGGgtcagagggaggcagagacaggaaggcaggaaggcactAAGACATAGACGGatgatagatggatgatagatggacggatggatggatggatggatggatggatggatggatgataggtggatggatggatgggtggatggatgatagatggatggatggatggatgggtggatggatgatggatggatggatggatggatggatggatgatagatggatggacggatggatggatgggtggataatagatggatggatggatgggtggatgattgAGTAGGTAGACAGATGATTGACCAGATAGCTAGCTACATAGATacgtaggtagatagacagacagacagaagctAGAGGGATGGGTAGATAGAGCCAGAGAGACACATGGAGGGTAAGGGGGACAAAGATAgagagggagagaccaagagaccAAAGAGAGCAAATTCCATGGGCATATAGTTCCAGAAATCGACagagaaccagacacagagagagaatgaacaaAAAGACAGATGCAGAGAGAACCAACAGAGAAACACAGGGAACGAGACCCAGAGAGAGGctgagagaggggcagagagagagagagagctaagaGGCAGCCATCCAGACatataaatagaaagagaaaaaaggaccCAGAGACAGAGACGTAGGCCCCAAGAGGGAGAGACAAGCAAATGTGAGCAGGCCTTCCTGAACTCGGGCCAGCTCCAGAATTCTGGAATCAGATTCACCAGGGCCCTACATATTCCCTAaacccccccaaccccctcctGGGCCTGGCTCACCCCGCTCCTCCCCGCTCGGCTGCCCTTTGCGTATAGCTGGGagagtggtgggggaggggaagctggGGCCACCGGCGGCCTGGGATGGTCTTGGTCTCACTCACACTAATCCCAGAGTGACTTcctggcacagatggggaaactgaggtccagagaggaggagggggcccCCCAACCCTCTCTCCTGGTCTCTGGGCTCTTTCTTTCACCTCCAAATCACTTTTCTTCATCATCCAATGCAAGAGAGTGGTGGAGAGACGGCCCCTCTCCTCTGACTCGAGGAGAGTGCCCTGTGTGAGTcctcccccaaggccccagaCTTACCGCCACAAAGAACATGGTGAAGAGATAGACCATGGCCTCCATGTGGAACCGCCTCTTGGCAGCGATGCTGACAGCGGGGAGGAAGGCTAGGCTGCTGAGGGTGGGCAGGAGCAGTTTGGCCACGAGCGTCCCCatgggctggggcaggaggcaCCGGCTGGGGAGAAGAGGTGGGTGCAGACCTCCTGGGTCCCCAGAGCAGGGAAAACGAAAAGGAGAAGGCCTGCTCCCTCAGCAGGGGATCTGGTGGCAGCTGTGGTTTAAATGCCCTGAAGGGAGGCAGGCGTATGAGCGCGTATGTTGAGCAGCACAAGGAGAGGGTCCAACAGCTGATGGACCACGTGATCAGCActtgtctctgattttttttttgagaggccAGAGTTGTTGATTCAAGGAGACCATACTTCTTTTCTCTGAGGCAGCAACTTTGGAGAAAAGTCTCCATGAGTATAATCCCCAACTCCCAACCACTTTCATCCTGGCCCTCTCCCAGGGTGCTCAGGAGCCCAGAATGAGGGACCAGTGCACTCTGCTGCTTGAGTCATGGGTCCACGGGTGGCAAGAGGTGAGAGAACCCAAGGTTTAGCCATTGCAGATAAGTTTCACACTTCACCAGCACACATGCACTTTTCACTGCCTGCTTTTGCCCCACATGGTTTCCTTGGTGGCCAGACTAAGGAAACTAACATTCGTTTCTACTTGATTACATTGTTTCACACCTGAAGCGAACAGACCAGGACCATCTCTATCAGTGCTCCCAAGGCAAAGCTGATCTTGCCTTCTCCGCATTCCTTGGCTGGCCTTCGGGAAATTACCTTCCCTTGTTATAAGAGGTCTTGGAGAAACTGTCTGGCAGGGTGCCCCCTTATCCCCTGGCCAAAGAATGATGGGGGTGTGTGAGCTACCCATGCAGACTCTCTCTCCCTGGACTAATGACTTGATTAATTGATTGACTGATTGATGTGTTGTCAGTGAAAGAACAGCGtttacttcctttttattttttcatcatgatataattcacatatgacAAAATGCACAGATTTTAAAGTGCAGTTTGACAAGTTTTCAGAAGTGCACACATCTGTGTGACCACCACAGCATCCCCATCATCCAAGGATGTTCCCTTGTGCCCTTTGTAGTGAGTCCCCCCAACAGAGGCagccactgttctgatttctacCATCTGTCTGACTTGGCCTATTCTAAAACCCCATACAAACGGAATCGTGCATTCTTtagggtctggcttctttcgcttcaACAACGGAAGGTCCTTGAGATGTGGCCGTGTTGTGTCAAGTGGCTGGTTCCTTTGGTTGCTAGGCAGGTGGTAGTCCACCGATGGATATGCTACACTTTTCTTCTCCCGGGAATTAGAATCTGGAGAATGGGGATGGCAGGCATGAGACCCGGAGGTGCTGAGATGGCACCTCAGAGAGAGGCTGCCAGGTGGTCCCGGACTTCCGAGGCCTGGCTGCCCCACATTTCCTTCCATCTGGAAGCTCCCTCACACTTTTCCAGATACCTCTTTTTTGTCTTAAGTTGGCCGGAGCCCATTTCTGCTGTTTGCAGTGATACTTCTGGTCATGTTCTTCTGCTTAAGCCCTTCTAAGGCACCCACAGCCGCAGGGGGAAGTCCAAGCTCCTAAGGAGACTACTGGGCTACCTATCCCCAGCCCTGTTGCCCGTGCCACCCACCCCAGTCTCCACCACTGTCTCAGAGCCCCCCACCTCCCCTGCAAGAACATACTTCCTTCCCCTGTGTTCTGGGCAACGCCTGGCTCACTCTGGTTGCTGCCTAAACAGCACTGTCTGTGGGGAAGGCTCCCTCCGCCCCCTGCCAGCCCCCAGGCAAGTGGAGGTGCTGCTGCGCTGGGCCCCGAGCCTGCCGCGTGGTAGGTGTTCAGCAAACACTGGCTGAatgaatgactttattaaaagaatgaatgaaagtcCAAGGAAGTGGGGCCACTGCACATTTCAGTCTGGCACCAGGGAGCCCAGTCTGTCTCCAAATGCGAAAACCAGATCCCGCTGTGTGGGCGGCTCTGGGTGAGAGGCAGGCAACCATCCCTGCGACCTCTCCGCCCCTCGGCTCCTgctcagccccagcccccagccccagcttccaggaggaggagaaagccTGTGCTGAGGAAATGCGATTAGATGTCAGGTGCGAGGAGAGAACTCTCTGGAGCCATAAAACCGCTCAGCAGCAGGAAGACATTCCTCAGTCGGTTTTGTGCATGAGTATGTGTGTGCTTTCTCCGCAGCTGTAAACTCCAGGGCCAGGGCTGTGagcttggtggtggtgggggggtgggATGGAGGAAGGCAAGAGTGGAGTTGCTCACGTGTTGCAGCCATTAAGGCGGAAGGGGGCCGAGGAGGGAGTGCCCCGAAGCGGGGAGACAGGTGACTGGGCCTGGGTAGCCCGAGGAGCCCACTGCAGAAAGGCTGGGACGTGAGCTTCTCTGAGGCTGGGGAGTCCGAGTGCAGGATGGAGGTGGGGGGGTGGCCTGCGTGTGGCTCCCGTCCGAGACCTGGCCGCCTGGAGACACACCAGCTGGCTCTGGGGAAGGCGTCCAGCTCTGAACAGGACTGAAATGACCCTTGGTTCTCC encodes the following:
- the MYMK gene encoding protein myomaker, whose translation is MGTLVAKLLLPTLSSLAFLPAVSIAAKRRFHMEAMVYLFTMFFVALYHACDGPGLAVLCFMRHDMLEYFSVYGTALSMWVSLMALADFDEPKRSTLVMFGVLTIAVRIFHDRWGYGVYSGPIGTAVLIITAKWLQQMKQKKSLYPDKSVYTQQIGPGLCFGALALMLRFFFEDWDYTYVHSFYHCALAMSFVLLLPKANKKAGSAGPPAKLDCATLCCACV